The Streptomyces sp. NBC_01268 genome window below encodes:
- the gyrB gene encoding DNA topoisomerase (ATP-hydrolyzing) subunit B, protein MLCQKGRFVADSGNPNENNPYTASNIQVLEGLDAVRKRPGMYIGSTGERGLHHMVQEVVDNSVDEALAGHADTIDVTILPDGGVRVVDNGRGIPVGIVESEGKPALEVVLTVLHAGGKFGGGGYAVSGGLHGVGVSVVNALSTKVAVEVKTDGHRWTQDYKMGAPTAPLAKHEATDEHGTSVTFWSDPDIFETTEYSFETLSRRFQEMAFLNKGLTITLTDERDSAKATVGADDPDAEATTEAVARTVKYHYEGGIVDFVKYLNSRKGELIHPTVIDVEAEDKERTLSVEIAMQWNSSYSEGVYSFANTIHTHEGGTHEEGFRAALTTLVNKYARDKKLLREKDDNLTGDDIREGLTAIISVKLGEPQFEGQTKTKLGNTEAKTFVQKVVHEHLTDWFDRNPNEAADIIRKGIQAATARVAARKARDLTRRKGLLESASLPGKLSDCQSNDPTKCEIFIVEGDSAGGSAKSGRNPMYQAILPIRGKILNVEKARVDKILQNTEVQALISAFGTGVHEDFDIEKLRYHKIILMADADVDGQHINTLLLTFLFRFMRPLVEAGHVYLSRPPLYKIKWGRDDFEYAYSDRERDALVELGKQNGKRIREDSIQRFKGLGEMNAEELRVTTMDVEHRVLGQVTLDDAAQADDLFSVLMGEDVEARRSFIQRNAKDVRFLDI, encoded by the coding sequence GTGCTGTGCCAGAAAGGGCGCTTCGTGGCCGATTCCGGCAACCCCAACGAGAACAACCCGTACACCGCCAGCAACATCCAGGTACTCGAGGGCCTGGATGCGGTGCGCAAGCGCCCCGGCATGTACATCGGCTCGACCGGAGAGCGCGGCCTGCACCACATGGTGCAGGAGGTCGTCGACAACTCGGTCGACGAAGCCCTGGCCGGTCACGCGGACACCATCGACGTGACGATCCTCCCCGACGGCGGTGTCCGCGTCGTCGACAACGGCCGTGGCATCCCGGTCGGCATCGTCGAGTCCGAGGGCAAGCCGGCCCTGGAGGTCGTGCTGACCGTGCTCCACGCGGGCGGCAAGTTCGGCGGTGGCGGCTACGCGGTCTCCGGCGGTCTGCACGGTGTCGGCGTCTCCGTCGTGAACGCCCTGTCCACCAAGGTCGCCGTCGAGGTCAAGACCGACGGCCACCGCTGGACGCAGGACTACAAGATGGGCGCCCCGACCGCGCCCCTCGCCAAGCACGAGGCGACCGACGAGCACGGCACCTCGGTGACGTTCTGGTCCGACCCGGACATCTTCGAGACGACCGAGTACTCCTTCGAGACGCTCTCGCGCCGCTTCCAGGAGATGGCCTTCCTCAACAAGGGCCTGACGATCACGCTCACCGACGAGCGCGACTCCGCCAAGGCCACGGTCGGCGCCGACGACCCGGACGCCGAGGCGACCACCGAGGCCGTCGCCCGCACGGTGAAGTACCACTACGAGGGCGGCATCGTCGACTTCGTGAAGTACCTCAACTCGCGCAAGGGCGAGCTGATCCACCCCACCGTCATCGACGTCGAGGCCGAGGACAAGGAGCGCACGCTCTCGGTCGAGATCGCGATGCAGTGGAACTCCTCGTACTCCGAGGGCGTGTACTCCTTCGCGAACACGATCCACACCCACGAGGGCGGTACGCACGAGGAAGGCTTCCGCGCGGCGCTGACGACGCTCGTCAACAAGTACGCGCGCGACAAGAAGCTGCTCCGCGAGAAGGACGACAACCTCACCGGTGACGACATCCGCGAGGGTCTGACCGCGATCATCTCGGTCAAGCTGGGCGAGCCGCAGTTCGAGGGCCAGACCAAGACCAAGCTGGGCAACACCGAGGCGAAGACCTTCGTCCAGAAGGTGGTCCACGAGCACCTCACGGACTGGTTCGACCGCAACCCGAACGAGGCCGCGGACATCATCCGCAAGGGCATCCAGGCCGCCACCGCGCGCGTGGCCGCGCGCAAGGCGCGCGACCTGACCCGCCGCAAGGGTCTGCTGGAGTCCGCCTCGCTGCCGGGCAAGCTGTCCGACTGCCAGTCGAACGACCCCACCAAGTGCGAGATCTTCATCGTCGAGGGTGACTCCGCCGGCGGCTCGGCCAAGTCCGGCCGCAACCCGATGTACCAGGCCATCCTGCCGATCCGCGGCAAGATCCTGAACGTCGAGAAGGCCCGCGTCGACAAGATCCTGCAGAACACCGAGGTCCAGGCGCTGATCTCCGCCTTCGGCACCGGTGTGCACGAGGACTTCGACATCGAGAAGCTCCGCTATCACAAGATCATCCTGATGGCGGACGCCGACGTCGACGGCCAGCACATCAACACCCTGCTGCTGACCTTCCTCTTCCGCTTCATGCGGCCGCTGGTCGAGGCCGGGCACGTCTACCTCTCCCGCCCGCCGCTGTACAAGATCAAGTGGGGCCGGGACGACTTCGAGTACGCGTACTCGGACCGCGAGCGCGACGCGCTGGTCGAGCTGGGCAAGCAGAACGGCAAGCGGATCCGGGAAGACTCGATCCAGCGCTTCAAGGGTCTCGGCGAGATGAACGCCGAGGAGCTGCGCGTCACCACCATGGACGTCGAGCACCGCGTGCTCGGCCAGGTCACCCTGGACGACGCGGCCCAGGCCGACGACCTGTTCTCGGTGCTGATGGGCGAGGACGTCGAGGCGCGGCGCTCGTTCATCCAGCGCAACGCCAAGGACGTTCGCTTCCTCGACATCTGA
- a CDS encoding DUF721 domain-containing protein: MSGESSPQPVDKPAVPEPSGVDLARVALRAAKEQAKARGAAAQQKKQARRGGGLRSGARADGRDPMALGAAINRLITERGWETPAAVGGVMGRWPQIVGEDLAKHCVPLKYDEDPEVRVLTVQCDSTAWATQLRLLAPRLVARLNEDLGHGTVRMIKVLGPGAPRRGYGPLRAPGSTGPGDTYG, encoded by the coding sequence ATGAGCGGCGAATCTTCTCCCCAGCCTGTGGACAAGCCGGCGGTGCCCGAGCCGTCGGGCGTCGATCTGGCGCGGGTCGCGCTGCGCGCAGCCAAGGAGCAGGCGAAGGCGCGGGGCGCGGCGGCCCAGCAGAAGAAGCAGGCGCGGCGCGGCGGCGGGCTGCGTTCCGGCGCCCGCGCGGACGGGCGCGACCCGATGGCGCTCGGCGCCGCGATCAACCGGCTGATCACCGAGCGGGGCTGGGAGACGCCGGCGGCGGTCGGCGGGGTCATGGGCCGCTGGCCGCAGATCGTGGGCGAGGACCTGGCCAAGCACTGCGTACCGCTGAAGTACGACGAGGACCCCGAGGTGCGGGTGCTCACCGTGCAGTGCGACTCCACGGCGTGGGCGACGCAGCTGCGGCTCCTGGCGCCGCGGCTCGTGGCGCGGCTCAACGAGGACCTGGGGCACGGGACCGTGCGGATGATCAAGGTGCTGGGGCCCGGGGCGCCGCGCAGGGGGTACGGGCCGCTGCGGGCGCCCGGGTCCACGGGGCCCGGCGACACGTACGGGTAG
- the recF gene encoding DNA replication/repair protein RecF (All proteins in this family for which functions are known are DNA-binding proteins that assist the filamentation of RecA onto DNA for the initiation of recombination or recombinational repair.) translates to MHVTHLSLADFRSYARVEVPLDPGVTAFVGANGQGKTNLVEAVGYLATLGSHRVASDAPLVRMGAERAVIRAAVTQGERSQLVELELNPGRANRARINRSSQVRPRDVLGIVRTVLFAPEDLALIKGDPGERRRFLDDLITARAPRMAGVRSDYERVLKQRNTLLKSAAMARRHGGRSMDLSTLDVWDQHLARAGAELLAQRLDLIGVLRPLADKAYEQLAPGGGPVQLEYRPSAPGSGHTREELYEQLIAALAEVRKQEIERGVTLVGPHRDELLLKLGDLPAKGYASHGESWSYALALRLASYDLLRAEGNEPVLVLDDVFAELDARRRERLAELVAPGEQVLVTAAVDDDVPGVLAGTRYEVSGGTVERVGAA, encoded by the coding sequence ATGCACGTCACGCATCTGTCGCTGGCCGACTTCCGCTCGTACGCCCGGGTCGAGGTGCCTCTCGACCCGGGCGTCACCGCGTTCGTGGGGGCCAACGGGCAGGGCAAGACCAACCTCGTCGAGGCGGTCGGCTATCTCGCCACCCTCGGCAGTCACCGGGTCGCCTCCGACGCCCCGCTCGTGCGGATGGGCGCCGAGCGGGCGGTCATCCGCGCCGCCGTCACCCAGGGCGAGCGCTCCCAGCTGGTCGAGCTCGAACTCAACCCGGGCCGCGCGAACCGTGCCCGCATCAACAGGTCCTCGCAGGTCAGGCCCCGTGACGTACTGGGGATCGTCCGGACGGTGCTGTTCGCGCCGGAGGACCTGGCGCTGATCAAGGGCGACCCCGGCGAGCGCCGGCGCTTCCTCGACGACCTGATCACGGCGCGCGCGCCGCGCATGGCGGGCGTGCGCTCGGACTACGAGCGGGTGCTCAAGCAGCGCAACACGCTCCTGAAGTCCGCCGCGATGGCCCGTCGGCACGGCGGGCGCTCCATGGACCTGTCCACGCTCGACGTCTGGGACCAGCACCTGGCCCGCGCGGGCGCCGAGCTGCTCGCCCAGCGGCTCGACCTCATCGGGGTGCTGCGGCCGCTCGCCGACAAGGCGTACGAGCAGCTGGCACCCGGCGGCGGCCCCGTACAGCTGGAGTACCGGCCCTCGGCGCCGGGTTCCGGGCACACCCGCGAGGAGCTGTACGAGCAGCTGATCGCCGCGCTCGCCGAGGTGCGCAAGCAGGAGATCGAGCGGGGCGTCACGCTGGTCGGACCGCATCGCGACGAGCTCCTGCTCAAGCTGGGCGACCTGCCGGCCAAGGGGTACGCGAGCCACGGCGAGTCCTGGTCGTACGCCCTGGCGCTGCGGCTCGCCTCGTACGACCTGCTGCGCGCGGAGGGCAACGAGCCGGTCCTCGTCCTCGACGACGTCTTCGCCGAGCTGGACGCGCGCCGGCGGGAACGCCTCGCGGAGCTGGTGGCCCCCGGCGAACAGGTCCTGGTGACGGCCGCCGTCGACGACGACGTGCCGGGCGTGCTCGCGGGAACGCGGTACGAGGTCTCCGGCGGGACGGTGGAACGGGTGGGAGCGGCATGA
- the gnd gene encoding phosphogluconate dehydrogenase (NAD(+)-dependent, decarboxylating), giving the protein MELGLVGLGKMGGNMRERIRRAGHTVIGYDRNPDLADVHSLEELVGKLKGPRVVWVMVPAGAATQSTVDELADLLSPGDIVVDGGNSRWTDDEKHAEELAAKGIGFVDCGVSGGVWGLENGYALMYGGDAENVARVQPIFDALKPEGEFGSVHAGKVGAGHFAKMVHNGIEYAMMQAYAEGWELLEKVDSVTDVREVFRSWQEGTVIRSWLLDLAVNALDEDEHLDKLRGYASDSGEGRWTVEAAIDNAVPLPAITASLFARFASRQDDSPQMKMIAALRNQFGGHAVETKK; this is encoded by the coding sequence ATGGAGCTCGGTCTCGTCGGTCTCGGCAAGATGGGCGGCAACATGCGCGAGCGCATCCGCCGCGCAGGTCACACCGTCATCGGATACGACCGCAACCCGGACCTCGCCGATGTCCACAGCCTCGAAGAGCTTGTGGGCAAGCTCAAGGGTCCGCGCGTCGTGTGGGTGATGGTCCCGGCAGGTGCCGCGACCCAGTCCACCGTCGACGAGCTCGCCGACCTGCTCTCCCCGGGTGACATCGTCGTGGACGGCGGCAACTCCCGCTGGACCGACGACGAGAAGCACGCCGAGGAGCTGGCGGCCAAGGGCATCGGCTTCGTCGACTGCGGCGTCTCCGGCGGCGTCTGGGGCCTGGAGAACGGCTACGCGCTCATGTACGGCGGCGACGCCGAGAACGTGGCCCGTGTCCAGCCGATCTTCGACGCGCTCAAGCCCGAGGGCGAGTTCGGCTCGGTCCACGCCGGCAAGGTCGGCGCCGGCCACTTCGCGAAGATGGTCCACAACGGCATCGAGTACGCGATGATGCAGGCCTACGCCGAGGGCTGGGAGCTCCTGGAGAAGGTCGACTCCGTCACCGACGTGCGCGAGGTCTTCCGCTCCTGGCAGGAGGGCACGGTCATCCGTTCCTGGCTGCTGGACCTCGCGGTCAACGCCCTCGACGAGGACGAGCACCTGGACAAGCTGCGCGGCTACGCGTCGGACTCCGGCGAGGGCCGGTGGACCGTCGAGGCCGCGATCGACAACGCCGTGCCGCTGCCGGCGATCACCGCGTCGCTCTTCGCGCGGTTCGCCTCGCGTCAGGACGACTCCCCGCAGATGAAGATGATCGCCGCGCTGCGCAACCAGTTCGGTGGCCACGCGGTCGAGACGAAGAAGTAA
- the dnaN gene encoding DNA polymerase III subunit beta, which yields MKIRVERDVLAEAVAWVARSLPARPPAPVLAGLLLKAEDGALSFSSFDYEVSARVSVEAEVEEDGTVLVSGRLLADICRALPNRPVEISTDGVRATVVCGSSRFTLHTLPVEEYPALPEMPTATGTVPGEVFASAAAQVAIAAGRDDTLPVLTGVRIEIEGDTVTLASTDRYRFAVREFLWKPESPDASAVALVPAKTLLDTAKALTSGDTVTLALSGSGKGEGLIGFEGAGRRTTTRLLEGDLPKYRTLFPTEFNSVAVIETAPFVEAVKRVALVAERNTPVRLSFEQGVLILEAGSSDDAQAVERVDAQLDGDDISIAFNPTFLLDGLSAIDSPVAQLSFTTSTKPALLSGKPALDAEADEAYKYLIMPVRLSG from the coding sequence GTGAAGATCCGGGTGGAGCGCGATGTACTTGCGGAGGCGGTGGCGTGGGTGGCCCGCAGCCTTCCGGCCCGTCCGCCGGCGCCCGTGCTCGCGGGCCTTCTGCTGAAGGCCGAGGACGGCGCGCTGAGCTTCTCCAGCTTCGACTACGAGGTCTCGGCCCGCGTCTCCGTCGAGGCCGAGGTCGAGGAGGACGGCACCGTCCTGGTCTCCGGCCGGCTGCTCGCCGACATCTGCCGCGCCCTCCCCAACCGTCCGGTGGAGATCTCCACAGACGGGGTACGGGCGACCGTGGTCTGCGGCTCCTCCCGCTTCACCCTCCACACCCTTCCTGTGGAGGAGTACCCGGCGCTGCCGGAGATGCCCACCGCCACCGGCACCGTCCCCGGTGAGGTCTTCGCCTCCGCCGCCGCCCAGGTGGCCATCGCCGCCGGCCGCGACGACACGCTGCCCGTGCTCACCGGTGTGCGCATCGAGATCGAGGGCGACACCGTCACCCTGGCCTCCACCGACCGCTACCGCTTCGCCGTCCGCGAGTTCCTGTGGAAGCCGGAGTCCCCGGACGCCTCCGCGGTCGCCCTGGTGCCCGCGAAGACCCTCCTGGACACCGCGAAGGCCCTGACCAGTGGCGACACGGTCACCCTGGCGCTCTCCGGCTCCGGCAAGGGCGAGGGCCTCATCGGCTTCGAGGGCGCGGGCCGCCGCACCACCACCCGGCTGCTCGAGGGCGACCTGCCGAAGTACCGGACGCTCTTCCCCACCGAGTTCAACTCGGTCGCCGTGATCGAGACCGCGCCGTTCGTCGAGGCCGTGAAGCGTGTGGCCCTGGTGGCCGAGCGCAACACCCCGGTCCGGCTCAGCTTCGAGCAGGGCGTGCTCATCCTGGAGGCCGGCTCCAGCGACGACGCACAGGCTGTGGAGCGTGTGGACGCGCAGCTGGACGGCGACGACATCTCGATCGCCTTCAACCCGACGTTCCTGCTGGACGGCCTGAGCGCGATCGACTCCCCGGTCGCCCAGCTCTCCTTCACGACCTCCACGAAGCCCGCGCTGCTGAGCGGCAAGCCGGCGCTCGACGCGGAGGCGGACGAGGCCTACAAGTACCTGATCATGCCGGTACGCCTGAGCGGCTGA
- the dnaA gene encoding chromosomal replication initiator protein DnaA has protein sequence MADVPADLAAVWPRVLEQLLGEGQQGIESKDKQWIERCQPLALVADTALLAVPNEYGKQVLEGRLAPLISEALSHACGRPIRIAITVDDSVGEPTPPAPPVRHAPQPQPPQRYDERPPAEPYGKYDKYEKYDEYGRPLPDDGLPTARPAYPEYQQQRPEPGSWPRAQEDLSWQQQRLGGFQERDPYATARPQQPQPRYDERPPAYEQPQRPDRGEMQEPQRPGGGPRPGGPVPGPMGTGPTGGPGMGGSSQGGGPGAPGEQHARLNPKYLFDTFVIGSSNRFAHAAAVAVAEAPAKAYNPLFIYGESGLGKTHLLHAIGHYARSLYPGTRVRYVSSEEFTNEFINSIRDGKGDAFRKRYRDVDILLVDDIQFLASKESTQEEFFHTFNTLHNANKQIVLSSDRPPKQLVTLEDRLRNRFEWGLTTDVQPPELETRIAILRKKAVQEQLNAPPEVLEFIASRISRNIRELEGALIRVTAFASLNRQPVDLGLTEIVLKDLIPGGEDSAPEITAGAIMAATADYFGLTVEDLCGSSRSRVLVTARQIAMYLCRELTDLSLPKIGAQFGGRDHTTVMHADRKIRALMAERRSIYNQVTELTNRIKNG, from the coding sequence GTGGCTGACGTACCTGCCGATCTTGCCGCAGTGTGGCCGCGCGTGCTGGAACAGCTTCTCGGCGAAGGCCAGCAGGGCATCGAGTCCAAGGACAAGCAGTGGATCGAGCGGTGCCAGCCGCTCGCCCTGGTGGCCGACACCGCACTGCTCGCGGTCCCCAACGAGTACGGCAAGCAGGTTCTGGAAGGCCGGCTCGCCCCGCTCATCAGCGAGGCCCTCAGCCACGCCTGCGGCCGCCCGATCCGGATCGCGATCACCGTCGACGACTCGGTCGGCGAGCCGACCCCGCCCGCGCCGCCCGTCCGGCACGCGCCGCAGCCCCAGCCGCCGCAGCGCTACGACGAGCGCCCGCCGGCGGAGCCGTACGGGAAGTACGACAAGTACGAGAAGTACGACGAGTACGGGCGCCCGCTGCCGGACGACGGTCTGCCGACCGCCCGGCCCGCCTACCCCGAGTACCAGCAGCAGCGCCCCGAGCCCGGGTCCTGGCCGCGCGCCCAGGAGGACCTGTCCTGGCAGCAGCAGCGGCTCGGCGGCTTCCAGGAGCGCGACCCCTACGCGACGGCCCGCCCCCAGCAGCCCCAGCCGCGCTACGACGAGCGGCCCCCGGCGTACGAGCAGCCGCAGCGGCCCGACCGCGGCGAGATGCAAGAACCCCAGCGGCCCGGCGGCGGCCCCCGTCCGGGCGGTCCCGTCCCCGGTCCGATGGGCACCGGTCCGACCGGCGGCCCCGGCATGGGCGGCTCCTCCCAGGGCGGCGGTCCCGGCGCGCCCGGCGAGCAGCACGCCCGGCTGAACCCCAAGTACCTCTTCGACACCTTCGTCATCGGTTCCTCGAACCGCTTCGCGCACGCGGCCGCGGTCGCGGTGGCCGAGGCGCCGGCGAAGGCGTACAACCCCCTCTTCATCTATGGCGAGTCGGGGCTCGGCAAGACCCACCTGTTGCACGCGATCGGTCACTACGCCCGCAGCCTCTACCCGGGCACGCGGGTGCGGTACGTGAGCTCGGAGGAGTTCACCAACGAGTTCATCAACTCGATCCGCGACGGCAAGGGCGACGCGTTCCGCAAGCGCTACCGCGATGTGGACATCCTGCTGGTCGACGACATCCAGTTCCTCGCGAGCAAGGAGTCGACGCAGGAGGAGTTCTTCCACACCTTCAACACGCTCCACAACGCCAACAAGCAGATCGTGCTCTCCTCGGACCGGCCGCCCAAGCAGCTGGTGACCCTGGAGGACCGGCTCCGCAACCGCTTCGAGTGGGGTCTGACCACCGATGTGCAGCCGCCGGAGCTGGAGACGCGGATCGCGATCCTGCGCAAGAAGGCGGTCCAGGAGCAGCTGAACGCCCCGCCGGAGGTGCTGGAGTTCATCGCCTCCCGGATCTCGCGGAACATCCGCGAGCTGGAGGGCGCGCTGATCCGGGTGACGGCCTTCGCGAGTCTCAACCGGCAGCCGGTGGACCTCGGGCTGACCGAGATCGTCCTCAAGGACCTGATCCCCGGCGGCGAGGACTCGGCGCCGGAGATCACCGCGGGCGCGATCATGGCGGCGACGGCGGACTACTTCGGTCTGACGGTGGAGGACCTGTGCGGTTCCTCGCGCAGCCGGGTACTCGTCACGGCCCGGCAGATCGCCATGTACCTGTGCCGGGAGCTCACGGACCTGTCGCTGCCGAAGATCGGCGCGCAGTTCGGCGGCCGTGACCACACCACGGTCATGCACGCCGACCGCAAGATCCGCGCGCTGATGGCCGAGCGGCGCTCCATCTACAACCAGGTCACCGAGCTGACCAACCGCATCAAGAACGGCTGA
- the rpmH gene encoding 50S ribosomal protein L34, whose translation MSKRTFQPNNRRRAKTHGFRLRMRTRAGRAILANRRAKGRAELSA comes from the coding sequence GTGAGCAAGCGCACCTTCCAGCCGAACAACCGTCGTCGCGCGAAGACCCACGGCTTCCGCCTGCGCATGCGCACCCGTGCCGGCCGCGCCATCCTGGCGAACCGCCGTGCCAAGGGTCGCGCGGAACTGTCCGCCTGA
- the rnpA gene encoding ribonuclease P protein component: protein MLPTENRLRRREDFATAVRRGRRAGRPCLVVHLHSGATDPHAPGESAPPTRAGFVVSKAVGGAVVRNQVKRRLRHLVRERLTELPPGSLVVVRALPGAGDADHAQLARDLDAALQRLLGGGTR, encoded by the coding sequence GTGCTGCCTACCGAGAATCGGCTGAGGCGGCGCGAGGACTTCGCGACCGCGGTACGCCGAGGGCGTCGGGCTGGACGCCCGTGCCTCGTCGTCCATCTACACAGCGGTGCAACGGACCCGCACGCGCCTGGGGAGAGCGCTCCCCCGACGCGTGCGGGTTTCGTCGTGAGCAAAGCCGTTGGTGGAGCGGTCGTCCGCAATCAGGTGAAGCGTCGTTTGCGCCATCTCGTGCGCGAACGACTCACCGAGCTGCCCCCCGGTAGCCTGGTGGTGGTACGGGCGTTGCCCGGAGCCGGCGACGCCGATCATGCACAGCTGGCCCGAGACCTGGACGCCGCCCTTCAGCGGCTGCTGGGAGGGGGCACGCGATGA
- the yidD gene encoding membrane protein insertion efficiency factor YidD: MKYPLLALIKLYQWTISPLLGPVCRYYPSCSHYGFTAIDRHGAIKGTALTAWRILRCNPWSPGGVDHVPPRKRPRWHEMLRAALRGDKGGFSAETSPAGETSPNAQGA, encoded by the coding sequence ATGAAGTACCCGCTGCTGGCCCTCATCAAGCTGTACCAGTGGACGATCAGCCCGCTCCTGGGCCCCGTCTGCCGGTACTACCCGTCGTGTTCCCACTACGGATTCACGGCCATCGACCGGCATGGCGCGATCAAGGGCACAGCCCTGACCGCTTGGCGCATCCTGCGGTGCAATCCGTGGTCGCCCGGCGGCGTGGACCATGTTCCCCCGCGCAAGCGGCCGCGCTGGCACGAGATGCTGCGCGCCGCCCTGCGTGGAGACAAGGGCGGGTTCTCCGCCGAGACGAGCCCGGCCGGAGAGACCTCGCCCAATGCTCAAGGAGCCTGA
- the yidC gene encoding membrane protein insertase YidC produces MDTIASLFSFITTPVSWVIVQFHKMYGAIFGPDTGWAWGLSIVSLVVLIRICLIPLFVKQIKSTRNMQALQPKMKAIQERYKSDKQRQSEEMMKLYKETGTNPLSSCLPILAQSPFFFALYHVLSAIASGKTIGVIDQPLLESARQAHIFGAPLAAKFTDSAEKVASLNASLTDVRIVTAVMIIMMSASQFFTQRQLMMKNVDLSVKTPYMQQQKMLMYIFPLIFAVMGINFPVGVLVYWLTTNVWTMGQQMYVINQNPTPGSKAQDAYLQRLLKGVTHHGEVRGRRRKNIVKAIVAKGSDRNDNERRFFAGLAKAGFAAQADGTVIKSDTTAAEAEGGAATRRQQPKRQTKAQRQSGGQHTPAKEAEESAPETEEAAADVADEKAAPSLEKKPQPEAKGTGTQDAGDKPTRQRANSGGSRQRKGQQRPKHPSSKK; encoded by the coding sequence GTGGACACGATTGCCAGTCTGTTCAGCTTCATCACCACACCTGTCTCATGGGTGATCGTCCAGTTCCACAAGATGTACGGGGCGATCTTCGGCCCTGACACGGGCTGGGCCTGGGGTCTGTCCATCGTGTCCCTCGTGGTGCTGATCCGTATCTGCCTGATCCCGCTCTTCGTGAAGCAGATCAAGTCGACGCGGAACATGCAGGCGCTCCAGCCGAAGATGAAGGCGATCCAGGAGCGCTACAAGAGCGACAAGCAGCGTCAGTCCGAAGAGATGATGAAGCTGTACAAGGAGACGGGTACCAACCCGCTCTCCTCGTGCCTTCCCATCCTGGCCCAGTCGCCGTTCTTCTTCGCGCTGTACCACGTGCTCTCCGCGATCGCCTCGGGCAAGACGATCGGCGTCATCGACCAGCCGCTGCTCGAGAGCGCCCGGCAGGCCCACATCTTCGGCGCCCCGCTGGCCGCCAAGTTCACGGACAGTGCCGAGAAGGTCGCCTCCCTCAACGCCTCGCTGACCGATGTCCGCATCGTCACCGCGGTCATGATCATCATGATGTCGGCCTCGCAGTTCTTCACCCAGCGCCAGCTGATGATGAAGAACGTCGACCTCTCGGTGAAGACCCCGTACATGCAGCAGCAGAAGATGCTCATGTACATCTTCCCGCTGATCTTCGCGGTCATGGGCATCAACTTCCCCGTCGGTGTCCTCGTCTACTGGCTGACCACCAACGTGTGGACCATGGGCCAGCAGATGTACGTGATCAACCAGAACCCGACGCCGGGCAGCAAGGCCCAGGACGCCTACCTGCAGCGCCTGCTCAAGGGCGTCACCCACCACGGCGAGGTTCGCGGCCGTCGCCGCAAGAACATCGTCAAGGCGATCGTCGCCAAGGGCAGCGACCGCAACGACAACGAGCGCCGCTTCTTCGCGGGCCTGGCCAAGGCCGGCTTCGCCGCCCAGGCCGACGGCACCGTGATCAAGAGCGACACCACGGCCGCCGAGGCGGAGGGCGGTGCCGCCACCCGGCGCCAGCAGCCCAAGCGCCAGACCAAGGCCCAGCGCCAGTCCGGAGGCCAGCACACCCCGGCGAAGGAGGCCGAGGAATCGGCTCCGGAGACCGAGGAAGCCGCGGCTGACGTCGCCGACGAGAAGGCGGCTCCCTCGCTGGAGAAGAAGCCGCAGCCCGAGGCGAAGGGCACCGGGACCCAGGACGCGGGTGACAAGCCGACGCGGCAGCGGGCCAACTCCGGTGGCTCCCGCCAGCGCAAGGGCCAGCAGCGGCCCAAGCACCCCTCCTCCAAGAAGTAA
- a CDS encoding Jag family protein, protein MTEGITSAAEGGDTLTRLEQEGEIAADYLEGLLDIADLDGDIDMDVEADRASVSIVSDANSRDLQKLVGRDGEVLEALQELTRLAVHRETGDRSRLMLDIAGFRAQKRSELAQIGAKAADEVKSSGQPVKLDPMTPFERKVVHDAVAAAGLRSESEGEEPQRFVVVLPA, encoded by the coding sequence GTGACGGAAGGCATCACCTCCGCCGCCGAGGGTGGCGACACCCTGACCCGCCTGGAGCAGGAGGGTGAGATCGCGGCCGACTACCTCGAAGGCCTGCTCGACATCGCCGACCTCGACGGTGACATCGACATGGACGTCGAGGCGGACCGGGCGTCGGTCTCGATCGTCTCCGACGCGAACAGCCGTGACCTGCAGAAGCTGGTCGGCCGCGACGGCGAGGTGCTGGAGGCCCTTCAGGAGCTCACCCGGCTGGCCGTGCACCGGGAGACCGGTGACCGCAGCCGTCTGATGCTCGACATCGCCGGCTTCCGCGCCCAGAAGCGCTCCGAGCTGGCGCAGATCGGCGCCAAGGCCGCCGACGAGGTCAAGTCCAGCGGCCAGCCGGTCAAGCTGGACCCGATGACCCCGTTCGAGCGCAAGGTCGTGCACGACGCGGTCGCCGCCGCCGGTCTGCGCAGCGAGTCCGAGGGCGAGGAGCCGCAGCGCTTCGTCGTCGTGCTCCCTGCCTGA